The following are from one region of the Variovorax sp. V213 genome:
- a CDS encoding amino acid ABC transporter substrate-binding protein, with protein sequence MNLKQSLVLGASIALFCGAAASQESPTLRKIKETGTVQIGSRDTQIPFSYKTGAESAPIGFTNEICLKVVDAIKAKLGLQKIEVRYTLLNSTNRIPLVQNGTVDLDCATTTNTVQRQQQVDFAPSHFVTNITAAVKKNSGINSIADLQGKTVATVAGSTSMQLLRGFRKTENIEVQEIAGKDTADAFLLLASDRAVAYVLDDVQLAGLIANQPNASDYKLLKDVLRQEPYGIMMRKDDPEFKAIVDQTVTEMMKSGAIDKLYAKWFMAPIPPRNVNLNFPMSDAVREVYKNPNNKGV encoded by the coding sequence ATGAACCTCAAACAGTCCCTCGTGCTCGGCGCCAGCATTGCGCTGTTCTGCGGTGCTGCCGCCTCTCAAGAGAGCCCGACGCTGCGCAAGATCAAGGAAACCGGCACGGTGCAGATCGGCAGCCGCGACACGCAGATTCCGTTTTCCTACAAGACCGGCGCCGAAAGCGCGCCCATCGGCTTCACCAACGAGATCTGCCTGAAGGTGGTCGACGCCATCAAGGCCAAGCTCGGCCTGCAGAAGATCGAGGTGCGCTACACGCTGCTCAATTCGACCAACCGCATTCCGCTGGTGCAGAACGGCACGGTCGACCTCGACTGCGCGACCACCACCAACACGGTGCAGCGCCAGCAGCAGGTCGACTTTGCGCCGAGCCATTTCGTCACCAACATCACCGCCGCAGTGAAGAAGAACTCGGGCATCAACTCGATCGCCGACCTGCAGGGCAAGACCGTGGCCACGGTGGCCGGCAGCACCTCGATGCAGCTGCTGCGCGGCTTCCGCAAGACCGAGAACATCGAGGTGCAGGAAATTGCGGGCAAGGACACGGCCGACGCCTTCCTGCTGCTCGCGAGCGACCGCGCCGTGGCCTACGTGCTCGACGACGTACAGCTGGCCGGCCTCATCGCCAACCAGCCCAACGCCTCCGACTACAAGCTGCTGAAGGACGTGCTGCGGCAGGAACCCTACGGCATCATGATGCGCAAGGACGACCCCGAGTTCAAGGCGATCGTCGACCAGACCGTGACCGAGATGATGAAGTCGGGCGCCATCGACAAGCTCTATGCCAAGTGGTTCATGGCGCCCATTCCTCCGCGCAACGTGAACCTCAACTTCCCGATGTCCGACGCCGTGCGCGAGGTCTACAAGAACCCGAACAACAAGGGCGTTTGA
- a CDS encoding SET domain-containing protein encodes MKPRKQTSSTPNIRVAPSGVHGLGAFAACDLPAEAFLGLYEGRRYTPQEIAAKSWNDQLTYLFTLSNHETIDGAKGGNGTRHLNHACDPNCEAVEEYDDAGELMLKFQTLVPVDAGDELFIDYSLTADDGSPAEKYPCRCGSPNCRGTMLAPLEAD; translated from the coding sequence ATGAAACCCCGCAAGCAAACCTCGTCCACACCCAACATCCGGGTCGCGCCCAGCGGGGTGCACGGGCTCGGTGCATTTGCGGCGTGCGACCTGCCGGCCGAGGCATTCCTCGGCCTCTACGAAGGCCGGCGCTACACACCGCAGGAGATTGCGGCCAAGTCGTGGAACGACCAGCTCACCTACCTGTTCACGCTCTCCAACCACGAGACGATCGACGGCGCCAAGGGCGGCAACGGCACGCGCCACCTGAACCACGCCTGCGATCCCAACTGCGAGGCGGTCGAGGAATACGACGACGCGGGCGAGCTGATGCTCAAGTTCCAGACCCTCGTGCCGGTGGACGCGGGCGACGAGCTGTTCATCGACTATTCCCTGACCGCGGACGATGGTTCGCCGGCCGAAAAATACCCCTGCCGTTGCGGCTCGCCGAACTGCCGCGGGACCATGCTCGCGCCGCTGGAGGCGGACTGA
- a CDS encoding TRAP transporter substrate-binding protein has translation MPIQPRLSRLLAVALAAGLAAGAAQAQFKERSFRVSNGVSKEHPMGNGLAKMGACTLEKSGGKMKIQPFWDGALGSDLTSTQSVRTGSLDMVITSTAPVVSIVPELGVFDLPFLFNTSSEADKVLDGKTGDWFAAKLPAVGLVNLAWWENGFRHTTNSKRPINKVEDFEGVKMRVMQNTIFLDTFKTLGSNAVPMAFTEVYSALETKTVDGQENPFTNIENMKFYEVQKYLTLTKHAYSPTLVLFSRKIWDTLSPQEQTTLRECALQGRDEQRRANRAMEARSVDNLKAKGMTVNEIAPAEMQRIRERSSVIYERHAKAIGDEAITMVTSELKRIRSSN, from the coding sequence ATGCCGATTCAACCCCGTCTTTCCCGCCTGCTCGCCGTGGCCCTGGCGGCCGGCCTGGCCGCCGGTGCCGCGCAGGCCCAGTTCAAGGAGCGCAGCTTCCGCGTCTCCAACGGCGTGAGCAAGGAGCACCCGATGGGCAACGGCCTTGCGAAGATGGGCGCCTGCACGCTCGAGAAGAGCGGCGGCAAGATGAAGATCCAGCCCTTCTGGGACGGCGCACTCGGCAGCGACCTCACCAGCACGCAGAGCGTGCGCACGGGCTCGCTGGACATGGTGATCACCTCGACCGCACCGGTGGTCTCCATCGTGCCGGAACTGGGCGTGTTCGACCTTCCCTTTCTCTTCAATACCTCCAGCGAGGCCGACAAGGTGCTCGACGGCAAGACCGGCGACTGGTTCGCCGCCAAGCTGCCGGCGGTCGGGCTGGTCAACCTCGCCTGGTGGGAAAACGGCTTTCGCCACACGACCAATTCCAAGCGGCCGATCAACAAGGTGGAGGATTTCGAGGGCGTGAAGATGCGCGTGATGCAGAACACCATCTTCCTCGACACCTTCAAGACCCTGGGCAGCAACGCCGTGCCGATGGCCTTCACCGAGGTCTATTCGGCGCTCGAGACCAAGACGGTGGACGGCCAGGAGAACCCCTTCACCAACATCGAGAACATGAAGTTCTACGAGGTGCAGAAATACCTCACGCTGACCAAGCACGCGTACAGCCCCACACTGGTGCTGTTCTCCCGGAAGATCTGGGACACGCTCTCGCCGCAGGAGCAGACCACGCTGCGCGAATGCGCACTGCAGGGCCGCGACGAGCAGCGCCGCGCCAACCGCGCGATGGAAGCGCGCAGCGTGGACAACCTGAAGGCAAAGGGCATGACGGTCAACGAGATCGCGCCGGCCGAGATGCAGCGCATCCGCGAGCGCTCGAGCGTGATCTACGAGCGCCATGCCAAGGCCATCGGCGACGAGGCGATCACCATGGTCACCTCCGAACTCAAGCGCATTCGTTCCAGCAACTGA
- a CDS encoding tripartite tricarboxylate transporter substrate binding protein codes for MIRFARNLRRLAVLSLLPAAGLLAAGPASAQARDFPSKPVELVVPFQPGGGTDALARAFADATRKHMPQSMIIVNKPGASGAIGWQDVVNARPDGYRLAVVTVELTTLPHMGLAKFTYEDLTPIARLNADQSAITVRADAPWNTVEEFLAAARKDSGKLSMGNAGNGSIWHLAAAALEDKTGAKFNHTPFQGAGPAVLALLGGHIDAVAVSPAEVTTYVQAGKLKTLAVMAEQRVKGFDKVPTLKERGIDLVIGTWRGIAAPKNTPPEVVAYLKNLSQKAASEPAFREVLDKQNLGFSYADDVAFKANMARDNAYFKALMGKLDIKN; via the coding sequence ATGATTCGATTCGCCCGCAACCTGCGCCGCCTGGCGGTGCTTTCGTTGCTGCCCGCCGCGGGCCTGCTTGCCGCCGGTCCGGCATCGGCCCAGGCGCGCGACTTCCCCAGCAAGCCCGTCGAGCTGGTGGTGCCTTTCCAGCCGGGCGGCGGCACCGACGCCCTGGCACGTGCCTTTGCCGATGCCACCCGCAAGCACATGCCGCAGAGCATGATCATCGTCAACAAGCCGGGCGCCAGTGGCGCGATCGGCTGGCAGGACGTGGTCAATGCCAGGCCCGACGGCTACCGCCTGGCGGTCGTCACGGTGGAACTCACCACGCTGCCGCACATGGGCCTCGCGAAATTCACCTATGAGGACCTGACGCCCATTGCCCGCCTGAACGCGGACCAATCCGCCATCACCGTGCGCGCGGACGCACCGTGGAACACCGTCGAGGAATTCCTTGCCGCGGCTAGGAAGGACAGCGGCAAACTGAGCATGGGCAATGCCGGCAATGGCTCCATCTGGCATCTCGCCGCCGCCGCGCTGGAAGACAAGACCGGTGCCAAGTTCAACCACACGCCGTTCCAGGGTGCCGGCCCGGCTGTGCTGGCGCTATTGGGTGGCCACATCGACGCCGTCGCAGTGAGCCCAGCCGAAGTGACGACGTACGTGCAGGCCGGCAAGCTCAAGACGCTGGCGGTGATGGCCGAGCAGCGCGTCAAGGGCTTCGACAAGGTGCCGACCCTGAAGGAGCGTGGGATCGACCTGGTTATCGGTACCTGGCGGGGCATCGCGGCGCCGAAGAACACGCCCCCGGAAGTCGTGGCCTACCTGAAGAACCTGAGCCAGAAGGCGGCCAGCGAGCCGGCCTTCCGCGAGGTGCTGGACAAGCAGAATCTGGGCTTCTCGTATGCCGACGACGTGGCCTTCAAGGCCAACATGGCCAGGGACAACGCCTACTTCAAGGCGCTGATGGGCAAGCTGGACATCAAGAACTGA
- a CDS encoding SDR family NAD(P)-dependent oxidoreductase, producing MRQTACEGPVVAITGAGQGIGRALARAFHAQGARVVVSDIDAASCAAAADELQTLGVPADVTRAEHCAALVERTASEFGRLDVMVCNAGIMQLKPLLELDGSDWDRMLGVNVKGSFLTLQAAARQMLAQPPLAEGRPRGKILLMASIAGRSGAGPIAAVIPHYRASKAAVISLTQSAAITFAPQITVNAICPGLVETDMWQRMDRDWTALQGVPQGQAWQQRVAAVPMGRAQTPDDVADLAMFLASQAADYMTGQSINIDGGLMMN from the coding sequence ATGAGGCAGACCGCCTGCGAAGGGCCGGTGGTGGCGATCACCGGGGCCGGCCAGGGCATCGGCCGGGCGCTGGCACGGGCCTTCCATGCACAGGGCGCCCGGGTGGTCGTTTCGGACATCGATGCCGCGTCCTGCGCGGCCGCGGCGGACGAACTGCAAACGCTGGGCGTGCCGGCCGACGTGACGCGCGCCGAGCATTGCGCCGCGCTGGTCGAGCGCACGGCCTCTGAATTCGGCCGCCTCGACGTGATGGTTTGCAACGCCGGCATCATGCAGCTCAAGCCGCTGCTCGAGCTGGACGGCAGCGACTGGGACCGCATGCTCGGCGTCAACGTGAAGGGCAGCTTCCTCACGCTGCAGGCGGCGGCGCGGCAGATGCTGGCGCAACCGCCGCTCGCCGAAGGCCGGCCGCGCGGCAAGATCCTGCTGATGGCCTCCATCGCCGGGCGCAGCGGCGCCGGCCCGATCGCGGCGGTGATACCGCACTACCGCGCCAGCAAGGCGGCGGTGATCAGCCTGACCCAGTCGGCGGCCATCACCTTCGCGCCGCAGATCACCGTCAATGCGATCTGCCCCGGGCTGGTGGAGACCGACATGTGGCAGCGCATGGACCGCGACTGGACCGCACTGCAAGGCGTGCCGCAAGGCCAGGCGTGGCAGCAGCGCGTGGCCGCCGTGCCGATGGGCCGCGCGCAGACCCCCGACGACGTGGCCGACCTGGCGATGTTCCTCGCCTCGCAGGCGGCCGACTACATGACGGGCCAGTCGATCAACATCGACGGCGGCCTCATGATGAATTGA
- a CDS encoding SDR family oxidoreductase, with protein MSLSGKVAWVTGGGSGIGLAGATDLARAGCRVVISGRKAPKLDAAVEAAERLGAPRGAITAAPLDVADAAAVAEVARRIEAELGRVDILVNSAGINFPKRYWCETDAPTFEQVVAVNLNGATYCTLAVAKGMRARREGTVINVASFAGWHYEYMTGPAYTASKAALMALTHSFNIEECVNGLRATALCPGEVATPILKKRPVQPSEADKARMLQEADLGRTIRFIAEMPPHVCINELVISPVWNRTYVAGEALKRKAAP; from the coding sequence ATGAGTCTTTCAGGAAAAGTCGCCTGGGTCACGGGCGGCGGCAGCGGCATCGGACTGGCCGGCGCGACCGATCTGGCACGAGCCGGCTGCAGGGTCGTCATCTCCGGGCGCAAGGCGCCCAAACTCGACGCAGCCGTCGAAGCGGCCGAGCGCCTGGGCGCGCCGCGCGGCGCCATCACGGCCGCGCCGCTGGACGTGGCGGATGCGGCGGCCGTCGCGGAGGTGGCGCGGAGGATCGAGGCCGAGCTCGGCCGCGTCGACATCCTGGTCAACAGCGCAGGCATCAATTTTCCCAAGCGGTACTGGTGCGAAACCGACGCGCCCACGTTCGAGCAGGTGGTCGCCGTCAACCTGAACGGCGCCACCTATTGCACGCTGGCGGTGGCCAAGGGCATGCGCGCGCGCCGAGAGGGCACAGTGATCAACGTCGCCTCCTTCGCGGGCTGGCACTACGAGTACATGACCGGCCCGGCCTACACCGCCAGCAAGGCCGCGCTGATGGCGCTCACGCATTCGTTCAACATCGAGGAATGCGTCAACGGCCTGCGCGCGACCGCGCTGTGTCCGGGCGAAGTCGCCACGCCGATCCTGAAGAAGCGGCCGGTGCAGCCCAGCGAGGCGGACAAGGCGCGCATGCTGCAGGAGGCCGACCTCGGGCGCACGATCCGTTTCATCGCCGAGATGCCGCCGCACGTGTGCATCAACGAGCTGGTGATCTCGCCGGTGTGGAACCGCACCTACGTCGCGGGCGAGGCGTTGAAACGCAAGGCGGCGCCATGA
- a CDS encoding IclR family transcriptional regulator yields the protein MPASSSSRAPPARVQPQVAGTAAFSKFMQVLQLVADAQEPMNVAALMRATGFPRPTVHRIVAALVAERLLAEQSHGATFALGPRLIQLASRSWGRSELRLAAVDELKRLRDVTGETVHLAVPNGTSMVYIEKLESPSAVRMASRIGTSVSLHSTAVGKAYLAALDDGAVKALLKDLPMPRYTANTPVDPAQLQAVIREVRERGWAVDNEENEPGIYCFGAVIRGTGGAPVAAISVSTLVFRQKEDPLQSYVAPLLESCRVISERIAQTPSLSAGDML from the coding sequence ATGCCCGCATCCTCCAGTTCCCGTGCCCCGCCGGCGCGCGTGCAGCCGCAAGTGGCGGGCACCGCCGCGTTCTCCAAGTTCATGCAGGTGCTGCAACTGGTGGCGGATGCGCAAGAGCCGATGAACGTTGCGGCGCTGATGCGCGCGACCGGCTTTCCGCGGCCCACGGTACATCGCATCGTCGCTGCCTTGGTGGCCGAGCGCCTGCTGGCGGAGCAGTCGCATGGCGCCACCTTCGCGCTGGGTCCGCGCCTGATCCAGCTGGCGAGCCGCAGCTGGGGCCGCTCCGAGCTGCGCCTGGCGGCGGTGGACGAACTCAAGCGCCTGCGCGACGTGACCGGCGAGACGGTGCACCTGGCCGTGCCCAACGGCACGAGCATGGTCTACATCGAGAAGCTCGAGAGCCCGAGTGCCGTGCGAATGGCCTCGCGCATCGGCACCAGCGTGTCGCTGCACTCGACGGCCGTCGGCAAGGCCTACCTGGCAGCGCTCGACGACGGCGCGGTCAAGGCGCTGCTCAAGGACCTGCCGATGCCGCGCTACACCGCCAACACGCCGGTCGACCCAGCGCAGCTGCAGGCAGTGATCCGCGAGGTCCGCGAGCGCGGCTGGGCGGTGGACAACGAGGAAAACGAACCCGGCATCTATTGCTTCGGGGCCGTCATCCGTGGCACGGGCGGTGCGCCGGTGGCTGCGATCAGCGTCAGCACGCTGGTGTTCCGCCAGAAGGAAGATCCGCTGCAGAGTTATGTGGCGCCGCTGCTGGAATCCTGCCGCGTGATCTCGGAGCGCATCGCCCAGACGCCCTCGCTCTCGGCCGGCGACATGCTCTAG
- a CDS encoding oxaloacetate decarboxylase, protein MASHPALSLKALLAAGPIVQAPGAYDALSARQIERAGFPAIYMTGFGATASRLGQPDIGLMTQTEMTGHARDMVRAVGVPVIADADTGYGGPSNIERTVREYVQSGVAAIHLEDQVAPKRCGQMAGIRLIDARENERRLRCAVAARGSDPMLIIGRTDALPAAGIDEALARAKRWQDAGVDLVFVDGIKKIAEVEAVARRLPGPKIVSIVDGNETTALSAADLQGMGFAVVLYAVTALFSAALAVEQALARLRRDGTPRDVPSLAYADFTRIVGLPAHQQLDAHFGAEG, encoded by the coding sequence ATGGCCTCGCATCCCGCACTGTCCCTGAAGGCGCTGCTCGCCGCCGGCCCCATCGTCCAGGCGCCCGGCGCCTACGACGCGCTGAGTGCGCGCCAGATCGAGCGCGCCGGCTTCCCGGCCATCTACATGACCGGCTTCGGCGCTACCGCATCGCGGCTGGGCCAGCCCGACATCGGCCTCATGACGCAGACCGAGATGACCGGCCACGCACGCGACATGGTGCGTGCCGTCGGCGTGCCGGTGATCGCCGATGCCGACACCGGCTACGGCGGCCCGTCGAACATCGAGCGCACCGTGCGCGAGTACGTCCAGTCCGGCGTGGCCGCCATTCACCTCGAGGACCAGGTGGCGCCCAAGCGCTGCGGCCAGATGGCCGGCATCCGGCTGATCGACGCGCGCGAGAACGAGCGCCGGCTGCGCTGCGCGGTGGCCGCGCGCGGCAGCGACCCGATGCTGATCATCGGGCGCACCGACGCATTGCCCGCCGCCGGCATCGACGAGGCGCTGGCGCGCGCCAAGCGCTGGCAGGACGCGGGCGTCGACCTGGTCTTCGTCGACGGCATCAAGAAGATCGCCGAGGTGGAGGCCGTGGCCAGGCGCCTGCCCGGGCCGAAGATCGTCTCCATCGTCGACGGCAACGAAACCACCGCTCTGAGCGCAGCCGACCTGCAGGGCATGGGCTTCGCCGTGGTGCTGTATGCAGTGACGGCCCTGTTCAGCGCTGCGCTGGCCGTCGAGCAGGCGCTGGCCCGCCTGCGGCGGGACGGCACGCCGCGCGACGTGCCCTCGCTCGCCTATGCCGACTTCACCCGCATCGTCGGCCTGCCGGCCCATCAGCAACTCGACGCGCACTTTGGCGCCGAGGGCTGA
- a CDS encoding LysR family transcriptional regulator, with protein MTFKQLEALYWIAKLGGFAQAANQLHTSQSAVSKRVHELELLFDTELFDRSQRAARLTEKGEEMFVLAARLLEQRDAAVEQFGKPGVVERRLRIGVTELTAMTWLPRLVGLIQQHYPKVILEPDVDDSLQLRDKLLADELDLVIVPDTFADSRMQSKAIGQVESAWMCKPGVVPATGSMRLHELARHRMLVQGKNSGTGRAYDAWMKDQGVQPSDTIVVSNLVALTGLTVSGLGVSYLPRQCLDPLVSAGMLAVIDVVPALPVVRYVAMHKGEHRSALTSSIVMLAQECCDFTRMFQAQADEDPDR; from the coding sequence ATGACCTTCAAGCAGCTCGAAGCCCTGTACTGGATCGCCAAGCTCGGCGGCTTCGCCCAGGCGGCCAACCAGCTTCACACCTCGCAGTCGGCCGTGTCCAAGCGGGTGCATGAACTCGAGCTGCTGTTCGACACGGAGCTTTTCGACCGCAGCCAGCGCGCCGCGCGCCTGACCGAAAAAGGCGAAGAGATGTTCGTCCTCGCGGCCAGGCTGCTCGAGCAGCGCGACGCCGCCGTCGAGCAGTTCGGCAAGCCGGGCGTGGTGGAGCGCCGGCTGCGCATCGGCGTGACCGAACTGACTGCGATGACATGGCTGCCGCGGCTCGTCGGCCTGATCCAGCAGCACTATCCCAAGGTCATTCTCGAGCCCGACGTCGACGACAGCCTGCAATTGCGCGACAAGCTGCTGGCCGACGAACTCGACCTGGTGATCGTGCCCGACACCTTTGCCGATTCGCGCATGCAGAGCAAGGCCATCGGCCAAGTGGAAAGCGCCTGGATGTGCAAGCCCGGCGTGGTGCCAGCCACCGGCAGCATGCGGCTGCACGAACTCGCGCGGCACCGCATGCTGGTGCAGGGCAAGAACTCCGGCACCGGCCGCGCCTACGACGCCTGGATGAAGGACCAGGGCGTGCAGCCGTCCGACACCATCGTGGTGAGCAACCTCGTGGCGCTGACCGGGCTCACGGTGTCCGGGCTGGGCGTGAGCTACCTTCCGCGCCAGTGCCTGGACCCGCTCGTTTCGGCCGGCATGCTCGCCGTGATCGACGTGGTGCCTGCCCTGCCGGTGGTGCGCTACGTGGCCATGCACAAGGGCGAGCACCGCAGCGCGCTCACATCCTCCATCGTGATGCTGGCGCAGGAATGCTGCGATTTCACGCGCATGTTCCAGGCCCAGGCCGACGAAGATCCCGACAGATGA
- a CDS encoding aminotransferase class V-fold PLP-dependent enzyme — protein sequence MSEQQPNHANGLAFPDALMREVKQRFLHVDHDHHGRERLYFDNAGGSFRLKAAVERFAQVDAIPDNAERIHATAVELQEIQARAAADVRTILNARGGSVYASLTASGAMFDMVRAVAENVPGTNMVTTVLEHPSSFDAMSLYAGKSGRELRVAKSNPETGGVDADEIVRLVDENTCLLNVIYASNISGAKLDMEQIVRRAREIKPDLYIVVDAVQHAPHGLIDLQKTPVDGINMAPYKFFGCRGSGLSWVSDRAALLPHHKLAGKKPDFWDLGSSAPWQFAVLTEIVDYVCWLGGHFSDATGRRALFEAGIAHIELHERALLAALLDGSGKARGLRRIEGVRVFLDHPDLTKRDLIIGIGFERLDCTQAVVEYGKRGVTVYERAASSIYSKRMLDSFGLEGTVRVSPLHCHSAADVEKFLQVTREIAASANGSRKEAG from the coding sequence ATGTCGGAACAACAACCGAACCATGCCAACGGGCTGGCGTTTCCCGACGCGCTGATGCGCGAGGTGAAGCAGCGCTTTCTCCATGTCGACCACGACCACCACGGGCGCGAGCGCCTCTACTTCGACAACGCGGGCGGCTCGTTCCGGCTGAAGGCGGCGGTCGAGCGCTTCGCGCAGGTCGACGCCATTCCCGACAACGCGGAGCGCATTCACGCCACGGCCGTCGAGCTCCAGGAAATCCAGGCCAGGGCTGCGGCCGACGTGCGCACCATCCTCAATGCGCGGGGCGGCAGCGTCTATGCATCGCTGACGGCATCGGGCGCGATGTTCGACATGGTGCGCGCGGTGGCCGAGAACGTGCCGGGCACGAACATGGTCACCACCGTGCTCGAGCACCCCTCGTCGTTCGACGCCATGAGTCTCTACGCGGGCAAATCCGGCCGCGAACTGCGGGTGGCAAAGAGCAATCCCGAGACCGGCGGCGTCGATGCCGACGAGATCGTCCGGCTGGTGGACGAAAACACCTGCCTGCTCAACGTGATCTATGCATCGAACATCTCGGGTGCCAAGCTCGACATGGAACAGATCGTCCGGCGCGCGCGCGAGATCAAGCCCGATCTCTACATCGTGGTGGACGCCGTGCAGCATGCGCCGCACGGCCTGATCGACCTGCAGAAGACGCCTGTGGATGGCATCAACATGGCGCCCTACAAATTCTTCGGCTGCCGTGGCTCGGGGCTCTCATGGGTGTCGGACCGCGCAGCGCTGCTGCCGCACCACAAGCTCGCGGGCAAGAAGCCCGACTTCTGGGACCTGGGCAGCTCCGCGCCCTGGCAGTTTGCCGTGCTCACCGAAATCGTGGATTACGTGTGCTGGCTCGGCGGCCATTTTTCGGACGCCACCGGGCGCCGCGCGCTGTTCGAGGCGGGCATCGCGCACATCGAGCTGCACGAGCGGGCCTTGCTCGCGGCGCTGCTCGACGGGAGCGGCAAGGCCAGGGGCTTGCGCCGGATCGAAGGCGTCAGGGTCTTCCTCGATCATCCGGACCTGACCAAGCGCGACCTGATCATCGGCATCGGCTTCGAGCGCCTCGACTGCACGCAGGCGGTGGTCGAGTACGGAAAGCGCGGCGTCACCGTGTACGAGCGCGCGGCGAGCAGCATCTATTCGAAGCGCATGCTCGACTCCTTCGGCCTCGAAGGCACGGTGCGGGTTTCGCCGCTGCACTGCCACTCGGCCGCCGACGTGGAGAAGTTTCTCCAGGTGACGCGGGAGATTGCTGCCAGCGCGAACGGGTCGCGAAAAGAAGCCGGCTGA
- a CDS encoding dihydrodipicolinate synthase family protein codes for MNTPSTVPYTGIWPALLTPLDEKLGIDTPRFAAHALRLLDAGCTGVTPFGTTGEGPSFSVSERMNALAGLVAHGVPAGRILASTSCAALPDAFALTRHAVELGAYGCLLLPPFFLKGVPDQGVIDAYRWIIDGVADSRLRIVLYHIPQVAGVGLSHHVIRTLKTLYPETIVGLKDSGCKREDSLAYAEAFMPPMQVWVGNEPDLQTMAARGSLGAVSGIANVMPRLVQRLVGGSTQPQVDQQRVLDLLKILGGYGLTAAFKGLMAALDDAPGWMRVRPPLVALDAAEYERLAAQLRAFGIDRDRD; via the coding sequence TTGAACACCCCCTCCACCGTTCCCTACACCGGCATCTGGCCCGCCCTGCTGACCCCGCTCGACGAGAAGCTCGGCATCGACACCCCCCGCTTCGCCGCGCACGCGTTGCGCCTGCTCGACGCCGGCTGCACCGGCGTGACGCCTTTCGGCACGACCGGCGAAGGCCCGTCCTTCAGCGTGAGCGAACGGATGAATGCACTGGCCGGCCTGGTCGCCCACGGCGTGCCTGCCGGGCGCATCCTGGCTTCCACCAGCTGTGCCGCGCTGCCGGATGCGTTCGCGCTGACCCGGCATGCGGTGGAGCTGGGCGCCTACGGCTGCCTGCTGCTGCCGCCCTTCTTCCTCAAGGGCGTTCCCGACCAGGGAGTGATCGACGCCTACCGATGGATCATCGACGGCGTCGCCGATTCGCGGCTGCGCATCGTGCTGTATCACATCCCGCAGGTGGCGGGCGTGGGGCTGAGCCACCACGTGATCCGTACGCTGAAGACGCTGTACCCGGAGACAATCGTGGGCCTGAAGGACAGCGGCTGCAAGCGCGAGGATTCGCTGGCCTACGCCGAGGCGTTCATGCCGCCGATGCAGGTGTGGGTAGGCAACGAGCCGGACCTTCAGACGATGGCCGCACGCGGCAGCCTCGGCGCCGTCAGCGGCATCGCCAATGTGATGCCGCGCCTCGTGCAGCGCCTGGTCGGAGGCTCCACGCAGCCCCAGGTCGACCAGCAGCGCGTGCTGGACCTCCTCAAGATTCTCGGCGGCTACGGATTGACGGCCGCCTTCAAGGGCTTGATGGCTGCCCTCGACGATGCGCCGGGCTGGATGCGGGTGCGGCCGCCGCTGGTGGCGCTGGATGCGGCCGAGTACGAACGGCTGGCGGCCCAGCTGCGCGCCTTCGGCATCGATCGCGACCGCGACTGA
- a CDS encoding SDR family NAD(P)-dependent oxidoreductase → MTYQARLFNGKRALVSGATQGIGAVIANHLAALGARVTAIGLGKGDGTLDAAVEVKEADVTSAPSLDAALAGIDRLDIVFNCAGIIQRGAEHDLEVFEKVLAVNLTGTMRVCSATRERLKASGGCIVNMASMLSFFGGGLVPGYAASKGGVAQLTKSLAIAYAADGIRVNAVAPGWIATPLTQALQDDPARAGPILARTPMGRWGTPDDVARAAMFLCTPAAAFMTGVILPVDGGYMVS, encoded by the coding sequence ATGACCTACCAAGCAAGACTCTTCAATGGCAAGCGCGCGCTGGTCAGCGGTGCAACCCAGGGCATCGGCGCTGTCATCGCCAACCACCTGGCCGCGCTGGGTGCCCGGGTCACCGCCATCGGGCTGGGCAAGGGCGACGGTACGCTGGATGCCGCCGTCGAGGTGAAGGAGGCCGACGTGACCTCGGCGCCAAGCCTCGACGCAGCGTTGGCAGGCATCGACCGGCTCGACATTGTCTTCAACTGCGCCGGCATCATCCAGCGCGGCGCCGAGCACGATCTCGAAGTGTTCGAGAAGGTGCTCGCGGTGAACCTCACCGGCACCATGCGGGTGTGCAGCGCAACGCGCGAGCGGCTCAAGGCCAGCGGCGGCTGCATCGTCAACATGGCTTCGATGCTGAGTTTTTTCGGCGGCGGCCTGGTGCCTGGCTATGCGGCCAGCAAGGGGGGCGTGGCGCAACTCACCAAGTCGCTGGCGATCGCCTATGCGGCCGATGGCATCCGCGTCAACGCGGTGGCACCGGGCTGGATCGCGACGCCACTGACACAGGCGCTGCAGGACGACCCGGCGCGCGCCGGCCCCATCCTGGCACGCACGCCCATGGGCCGCTGGGGCACGCCGGACGACGTGGCGCGCGCCGCGATGTTCCTGTGCACGCCGGCCGCGGCCTTCATGACCGGGGTGATCCTGCCGGTCGACGGCGGCTACATGGTGAGCTGA